The proteins below are encoded in one region of Manis javanica isolate MJ-LG chromosome 8, MJ_LKY, whole genome shotgun sequence:
- the LOC118972249 gene encoding olfactory receptor 6E1-like, whose protein sequence is MRTARIKRERKGLTGQRNKGFFQLKIPFLSIPGVLNPQNITTHAHASGCPSPAEVRGAMGNHTTVTEFVLLGLSDACELQMLIFLGLLLTYLLTLLGNLLIVVITLMDRRLHTPMYYFLRNFAVLEIWFTSVIFPKMLTNILSGYKTISLAGCFLQSFLYFFLGTTEFFLLAVMSFDRYVAICNPLRYATIMSKRVCIQLVLCSWTAGFILIIGPSLIIFQQPFCGPNIINHFFCDNFPLLKLICADTSLIELLGFIVANFNLLGTLCVTATCYGHILHSILRIPSARERQKAFSTCSSHIIVVSLFYGSCIFMYVRSGKGDQGKDRNKVVALLNTVVTPMLNPFIYTLRNKQVKRVFSEKMSKLLS, encoded by the coding sequence ATGCGGACAGCcagaataaagagagaaagaaaaggacttACAGGTCAGAGAAATAAAGGCTTCTTTCAGCTCAAAATCCCTTTCCTTTCAATTCCAGGGGTCCTCAACCCCCAGAACATCACGACTCATGCTCACGCCTCTGGTTGCCCTTCCCCAGCAGAGGTCAGGGGAGCCATGGGGAACCACACCACTGTCACCGAGTTCGTCCTGCTGGGGCTCTCAGATGCCTGTGAGCTGCAGATGCTCATCTTCCTGGGGCTCCTCCTGACCTACCTCCTCACTCTGCTGGGGAATCTCCTCATTGTGGTCATCACCCTTATGGACAGgcgcctccacacccccatgtactacTTCCTTCGCAACTTTGCTGTCCTGGAGATCTGGTTCACCTCGGTCATCTTCCCCAAGATGCTGACCAACATCCTGAGTGGATACAAGACCATCTCCCTAGCAGGCTGTTTCCTACAGAGTTtcctctatttcttcctgggcaCCACGGAGTTCTTCCTACTGGCGGTGATGTCCTTTGACAGGTATGTGGCCATATGTAATCCCTTACGTTATGCCACCATCATGAGTAAAAGGGTCTGCATCCAGCTAGTTCTTTGCTCATGGACAGCGGGATTCATTCTCATCATAGGTCCAAGTTTAATCATATTTCAGCAGCCATTCTGTGGCCCcaatatcattaatcatttcttctgtgacaaCTTTCCACTCCTCAAACTCATATGTGCAGACACAAGTCTGATAGAGCTTCTGGGTTTTATTGTGGCCAACTTCAATTTGCTGGGTACGTTGTGTGTGACGGCCACCTGCTATGGCCACATCCTACACAGCATCCTGCGTATCCCCTCAGCCAGGGAGAGGCAGAAGGCCTTCTCAACCTGCTCCTCCCACATCATCGTCGTGTCTCTTTTCTATGGCAGCTGCATCTTCATGTATGTCCGGTCAGGCAAGGGTGACCAAGGGAAGGACAGGAATAAGGTGGTGGCCTTGCTCAACACTGTGGTGACCCCGATGCTCAATCCCTTCATCTACACACTGAGGAACAAACAGGTGAAGCGGGTGTTTAGCGAGAAAATGAGCAAGCTCCTCTCATAA
- the LOC118972250 gene encoding olfactory receptor 6E1 — MGNHTTVTEFVLLGLSDACELQMLIFLGFLLTYLLTLLGNLLIVVITLMDRRLHTPMYYFLRNFAVLEIWFTSVIFPKMLTNILSGYKTISLAGCFLQSFLYFFLGTTEFFLLAVMSFDRYVAICNPLRYATIMSKRVCIQLVLCSWTAGFILIIGPSLIIFQQPFCGPNIINHFFCDNFPLLKLICADTSLIELLGFIVANFNLLGTLCVTATCYGHILHSILRIPSARERQKAFSTCSSHIIVVSLFYGSCIFMYVRSGKGDQGKDRNKVVALLNTVVTPMLNPFIYTLRNKQVKRVFRDQVNKLF, encoded by the coding sequence ATGGGGAACCACACCACTGTCACCGAGTTCGTCCTGCTGGGGCTCTCAGATGCCTGTGAGCTGCAGATGCtcatcttcctggggttcctccTGACCTACCTCCTCACTCTGCTGGGGAATCTCCTCATTGTGGTCATCACCCTTATGGACAGgcgcctccacacccccatgtactacTTCCTTCGCAACTTTGCTGTCCTGGAGATCTGGTTCACCTCGGTCATCTTCCCCAAGATGCTGACCAACATCCTGAGTGGATACAAGACCATCTCCCTAGCAGGCTGTTTCCTACAGAGTTtcctctatttcttcctgggcaCCACGGAGTTCTTCCTACTGGCGGTGATGTCCTTTGACAGGTATGTGGCCATATGTAATCCCTTACGTTATGCTACCATCATGAGTAAAAGGGTCTGCATCCAGCTAGTTCTTTGCTCATGGACAGCGGGATTCATTCTCATCATAGGTCCAAGTTTAATCATATTTCAGCAGCCATTCTGTGGCCCcaatatcattaatcatttcttctgtgacaaCTTTCCACTCCTCAAACTCATATGTGCAGACACAAGTCTGATAGAGCTTCTGGGTTTTATTGTGGCCAACTTCAATTTGCTGGGTACGTTGTGTGTGACGGCCACCTGCTATGGCCACATCCTACACAGCATCCTGCGTATCCCCTCAGCCAGGGAGAGGCAGAAGGCCTTCTCAACCTGCTCCTCCCACATCATTGTCGTGTCTCTTTTCTATGGCAGCTGCATCTTCATGTATGTCCGGTCAGGCAAGGGTGACCAAGGGAAGGACAGGAATAAGGTGGTGGCCTTGCTCAACACTGTGGTGACCCCGATGCTCAATCCCTTCATCTACACACTGAGGAACAAACAGGTGAAGCGGGTGTTTAGGGATCAGGTAAACAAGCTCTTCTAA